The sequence below is a genomic window from Zootoca vivipara chromosome 9, rZooViv1.1, whole genome shotgun sequence.
GGCAAACGGATAAAAAAAGTATTTGTGCACTAAGCTCTGGGAGTGCCAGTTTCCGGGAATGGCTAAGCTACTAGCCctaaaaaaatcaacaaatagTGGGGCCGTACAGTTCAAAAATCCCTCTATTTAATAAGAGCAAGGGAAGAAGGTTTGTGTTTTAGTTTTTctccttaggaacataggaagctcccttataccgagtcagaccataggtccatctaactcagtgttatCTGCAGCCTGTAGCAGCAACCTCTTCACATAAGCCTTTCCACCAGGGGCCGCCTCCAAGTTTATGTTACAGTACATAGTTCTTGCTCCCTCCCTTTCAGCTGTACTGATACTTGGGGGACCACACCATAAAACAGTTGTAGGGggagtggagcaacaaatgctctttgtcagggctttttttcagctgggactcaccggaactgagttcctgcacCTGAGGGCGGGcaccgttgccattataagagaacaaggttcatggtgagttccggcacctctttttctggaaaaaaaaacactgagcaCCTTAAGACATGCAAGAAAACGGGTTACCTCCAGGAATTTTGAAATGGGTTTAGTGACCCTGGAAGTCTGCATCTCTACATTCTGTAACTTCTCCTGCTGTACGCCAATAGCTATTTGGAAAGAACATTTCTgttttggccatgcctgcttagAAATAAGCACCACTCAGTTCAGTAGGGATTAATCTCAAATCAGGGTGCAGAAGACTGTGGGATTTGTGTGATTACAATACAAATATTTCTTTCACTTTAAAACACAGCTGATTTCTCAGTAATTCTTGTCACTGATGATTAGGAAACAAGGAAGTAAACAGAAAATTAGCCCTACAGGTATTTCCCACACTTTGCCTGATTTAGGCTAGTAATATATGCGACTTTTCTATTGGTTCTGTGCAACAAATTCCCAGTAATCAAATGCAGAGTCAATGAAGCTTCTTAATAACTAGCATTCAAAACACTAGTTTGGAAACAATTTCTGCATGTAAAATTTTGAATGTAAAATTCAAAATGAAGTGATAAGGTATGTTAAGGCTTCCTTATGGAAGTATCTAAAGGTATAGATTCAAAGGTatagatttaaaggtaaaggtaaaggtaaggaaGCCTGCAGCTGCAATAGACATTCTAATTCTGCTTACTGTTATaataatttgatttattatatgATTACATAAGGAAAGACCATAAGATTGAGgaaaaattcaataataataaagaaattctGGAACGTGATtcatcagatgttttggactacgactctcatcagccccaaccagctgTAATCAGGGATACAGACATATATTTTGTCCACAGATGTTGAAGTTTATTGGCCCAAGGCCATGACATCATCCATGCATTTCATTTGAACAATAGGGAAAATAGCACCTAAACAGGACTTCAGAGTTTAAAGGATTCTGCAACTGTTTGAAATGAAAATTTATAGCAGTGGGATTCTAGGCTGTACAGTAAGATACCTGAATATTCTCTGTCCATAGGTATTATGCCATTTTGTGCACGGTGGAGCCTGCTTAGCAAATCTCAATACAAtacccaaaataaaaacaaacattttcttgGTGGTATACATCACTTTTATTTGAATATACAAGGAGTACAAACGAAATGCAGTAACTGTTTACAGAAGAACACATACTTCAAAATTTATTAAATGCTAAATTTCACAACTCATAACTGATGATCTTTTGCAGCATAATCCAGCCAGAGCGGAGCACTTTTAACTTTCACAGGTGAGAGATGGGAAATCAATGGCCTTCCACGTTTtaatggactacaaatcccatcatccctgactgctggccatgctggctggggctaatgggaactggagcctgaaacatctggagggccaaaggttccttccccatccctgccacagttttcagcaAGCTTAAAGCTGCAACTGCACacatatttacttgggagtaagttacgccttctgagtaaacataatcATGCTGTACATTTCTCTCATTGAAACCACTAGGACAATGCTTCACTTTGGCTGGATTGAGTCACAAGTTCTGCAGCCTATCTTCAGTTATTGCCgaggcagaaaaaaaagaaatatttacattCCAAATCACTAGTTATATCGCGAAATGAGATTCAGTCCAGTGTGATAGCCAATCCAACTGAAATAATGTGCCACTTTTGTATAAATCCCAGGGCGTCCTTTTTCACCACAAGTTTCCCTCCAGCTCACAACACCCCAAACATACCCCACATTATTAGAGTCAAAACAAACTAAGGGTCCTCCTGAGTCACCTTTACAGGAATCCACAGAGCCATCATGCGTACCTGAACAGAGAAAAACCAAGTACAGTAAGTTGTTGAATGCATATTTTAATGGCAAGGATGCTACAGGTAccctcacccacaacaaagggAATTGTGGGTGCAGTTTCATTCCCAAACTATATTATTGATACTGGATACAGTCATAATAGAGTAGAAAGGCTGATCCTTGTCAAAGACTGACATAATTATTCAGTGAACTGGTGTTATTCTGGATATTATCTTTAAATGCTGGTGATTTAGGGAGCAATCCAAACTCCTGCTAGTCCAGTGGAGTCACGTGGGGCAATGAGGCCATGGCTGCATCCACAGCCCTGCCATGCATGACAACCAAGGCAGAAAGGAGAAGGCAGATAAACATCCCCTCTTCCTGTTAACTTGTTAATAGTCATGTGGGGAgctatttgtgtgtttgttttgtctcAGGCAATGATATGTGTTGACCTGTCTCTGCTTACTTAATACTGGCtcacagggccggcgcgtccatttaggtaaactaggcagctgcctagggcgccaaaatggagggttCCCCCCCTGAGAATTTACCCCGGCGCAGGCAGGTCACTGTGGAGCCGCGCGACCAGATCGCCTCGCGCTCTCGCTCGCTCCCCCGCTGCCACTCCTCTTCCCTCCGCCCACCCCGCCTCGCTCCGGCAGCAGCACGCAGCCTCCTCCCGCCGCGAGGACCGCCCCCTCCACAAAGAAGGGAAGCACCGCGCGCTCGCACGCCAAGACACCGATGGAGAGAGAGGCTTTGTTCAGTGTTCCAACGTTGGCCGTTTCCAACGTCCCCTTTGTTCAGAGGGTTTGTTCAGTGTTCCAACGTGGGCCGTTTCCGGCGTCACAGCGACCCCCTTCCCCGCCCCACCCTGCACAAAAAGAGGCTTCCGCTATAACAAGATCGGGGTAAATTCTGGTAAAAAATCCAGCAAAGGCGTTGCTAATCACCATCAGTAACAACAGTTCCATGTCATTTGGCAACCGTCCAAAGGGAGATTCCAAGCAGGggcaaatttagaaatgatttaattatttattaaatttgtataccgccctatctACTATACCTGTAGCTCTCAGAGCCGTTCACAACAGAAAATTACAATATACACAGAAtacacaatgaaaataaaaacaaggacaTGAAATGATTACATATGCTTTTGTTATGGGAATATCACACCCTTCAAATAAGTTGGTAAGCAGCAATTCTCTTGGATTCAACACtttccagctccccaccccacagtaAATATCATAGTAACCTAATGTatgatactgagtcagaccattggtctatctaccACAGCATTCTAGTGTTTCCCAAAACTGGGTCACcaattgtttttggactacaattcccatcattcctgaccacttgtcctgctagctagggaacatgtgagttgtagtcaaaaaaacAGCTGCCAACTCAAGACagccgcagtggaggcggcctcaggcttgcgctccccgtgtgaagctccagaggcgcgcgagcctggggctgcctcctctgcgcctgtcactgttgagcggcttcaggccgctatcccgaggcgcgtgcgtgcctctggagagcaggctgaagccgctcaacagctgacagccacAGTGGAgccggccccaggctcgcgctccccgcgtgaagctccggaggcgcgcggggggcgcaagcctggggccacttcgctgcgcctctcagctgttttttatttttattttattttttctattttcaattttttctattttctatttttatttattatttattatattttttagaaggtgatctcacctagggcgcaaaaaaccctagcaccggccctgctggCTCATTAGTTTGCGTCCAGATGGGTGTCAAAAATGATAAGAGTTCATATTCACCCGCACATTCCATGCCTTCAAAGTACCGGTTCCCGTAGATTTCAGAACAGTTTTCCATTAGATAAATGTAGCCCCACTTAAGGCCAAATTGCTTTTCAAACtctaaagaagaaataaataacagtTGGTGTTTCATTTTACCATTTATTAATTGTTCACACTTCAATACCGTACTTTCATTCACCGTCTATAAACTTATCCCATTTCAACCATGGTCGGGTTAATCTGATTTCCAAACCAGTTAGCAACAGTTATCTCCAAAGAGCTCACGCTGTAGTAGCTGAAACTTGAAGAGACTCCCGAATCCACCTGCGGATTCCGTCCCTGAGAATTTCACAGgtgctttctttcccctttgagAATTTTAGAAtgtaatttcttttctcatgACTTGATGCAGgatggtgggggaggaggaagaagggggtgaGATGTTCAGCTGAGACCAATAGGAAATGCTAGTGACACAGCTTTTAATGAGCTGTTATATAGAAGAGTTGAAAGGAAGTGCTTTTGTAGCTTAGCAAAGTATGAGGCCAGAAGAGATGAGGAAATTGTAACCATAATTCAAAGAAGTAATTAGCCTATTCCATTTACCTTCATTGAGTCCCCAGCCGGACACTTTGCACTGGTGGCCACCTTTGAACATGTATTTTGACCAAGGGACACAGACTGGCACAGAGTCATGCGAGGAACATGTTGATTGGTTCTTGTCCCTGGGTTTCATCTCCAGCAAAGCAATGTCATTTTCATATGTTTTGGGGTTGTAATTCTCGTGAACTATTACTTTAACTACTTGAAATACTTCTATTATACCATACTGTACTGCTGTGTTCAGCAGTCCAATCCATACCGTATAAGTATTTGCACGGTTCTCTCTGCAAAGAAGAAATGTGTTTCAAAGAGTGCAAGCAGAAACACAAACTTTGGATTATGAAACATTTTCCAGCTACAGTACTGAATCAAGTAGTCAAATGGATTATATACACAAGCACCCACTTTCAGCAATAGACTCCTGCACAGTTTTCCACGCCTTTATGAAATCCATTAGATTAAATCCATTAGATGAGAAAAGCTGAGATTCGTCTGAGATACAGCAAAAATAGCTGAGGCCTGgctacaaatttatttatttattattgcattcattttaatatttatttaatcaaaacttaattatttgcatttcgggggggggggaatccatggaAAATGAGACAATCAAACTGttaaaaaagcacaataaaacgaCATGCCAGCTGGAACAAGAAACTCTTCAGTCATGAACCTGAAGTTCAACAGAGAGTGTATCTCTTTAATTACAGTTGTGAGGGAGTTCAACAGTTTAGAGAAGGGCTCAGCAACCTTtctcagccgtgggccagtccaatgtcccccagaccatgtggtgggctggactatattttggaggagaaaaatgagcaaattcctatgccccacaaataacccagagatgtattttaaataaaagcacacattctactcatgtaaaaacaccaggcaggtcccacaaataacccagagatgcattttaaataaaaggaaatattctactcatgtaaaaacacactgattcccgggacatccacgggccagattgagaaggcgattgggccgcatctggcccatgggccgtaggttgcctacccctggtctagagttCACTTCTACTAGATATTAGCAATGTGTTTGAGCCATGGGGGACCACCAACAGCGATTCCCCCAAAGATctcaaacaattttttaaaaaactataagGGACCAGttaagtattttcttttatttacttgatggggggggctgtccctcctgccccccccactaCACCCATGTCAATTAAGCCAATATAGAACTGCTAGACAGTTGTAACATAGATGGAGCCGTAGACGTCCAAGACCCTAAAAGTTCCTTTTGTTCTGTCTCTTGCTGCAAGGCAATTCCCACTTGAGAGTCGCCAAATCCACTTACCTAACACAGTGTGCAGCCGTCAAAACCCAGCAGCCCCCAATATAAACGCCACTGCACTTCACTTCTGTCCCTTCCCCTTTAATGGCCACGTGCCAAGGAAATTCATCCTGCAAATACATGAGGCATGATGTTACACTTTTCTAGACCAGTTCTCCTACTAATATTACTTATGTCTatgtatgggacgcgggtggcgctgtgggttaaaccatagagcctagggcttgccgatcagaaggtcagcggttcggatccctgccacggggtgagctcccgttgctcggtcccagctcctgccaacctagcagttcgaaagcacctcaaagtgcaagtagataaaaaggtaccactacagcgggaagtaaacggcgtttccgtgtgctgctctggttcgccagaagcggctttgtcatgctggccacatgagctggaagctgtacccttggtcaataacgcgagatgagtgccgcaaccccagagttgttcacgactggatctaatggtcagggttccctttacctttacctatgtatgtGGTCACCGGATGGAACTGCAAGTAGGAGCAAAAATCAAGGTTGACAAAGTATGGTAGATATTTATTTCAGACCCTACTGTTTCTACTCTACCTTCTTCAGGAAAAGTCAGAGAAACAAAGGTTCAGCATTTTGATGTGCTGCCTCTTCTTTTCCTGTTGGATAAAGAAATAGCTCCTTCGTCCATTCCACTTTTTGGGTTCCTACTTCtagttggatttttaaaaataatatttgatgTACTAAAATGTCctatagaaaaaaaaatctaccatAGGCCCTTAACTGGAGTGTTTCACTGATTTCAACTGTGCTGCCGATTCAGATTCCCTAGCTCATGACTAGAGGGAGGGAAggttgaggaggaggaaagggggggtatTGCTTGGCAATATTGTAAAAGACTGAAAATTAACTCTTTGCTTTCCTACTTATACTGTACTCAAAAAGCTTATGCTTTGCCATAGATTTCTAGGTTTTATCCATTGTCACCATTCCTGCAGGtctaaaaaatgcattaaaagcaCAGACTTGACATTACAGACACAACATTATAGTAGCTGTATTGTTACCGGTAGCTATGGCTGATTTTCCTTTTACCTTTCTTGCAGTGAATCCACCTGCGATTCGCTTCTGACGAGTAACAGTGTGGTTTGCAATGCCGCACTGTAATTGAGGTAACAATGTTTtgatctttcttctttctttaataaAAGAGATAAGCAGTGTCATGCTTACAACTCGTTCCCTTGCATTTGTTGAAATAAACTGCTTTgtggtttgattttttaaaatggcttttaaagCCCTCTTTGGGCATTTAGTTTACATACGTGCATTGACGATAATGGAACGAAGGAGAGTTGGGTGCACTGGCAAATCCCACCTCCTCCAGCACATCACAGTCCCTGTCCTTCCAGTCCTTCACAGGATGGAGTGTCAACTTCTGAACTGGGGACCTCTTGTGGAGGCCGGCTGTGCAATCTAGAACCCCCACATATTAGGgataattgcttgcaaaatgcacattttataagAAGTGCATTCAAAAATGTTATACctactttaatgtattttatttttcctttaaaaaataataatcacaaactatTGCAGAAATTGGGTGTActgaagattgaaaaaatgagaaaccaaaactggcagattcAATTAACCCTAACACTTATACAATAATTCATTTTAAGCACATATCCTCCAACATCCTGGGGACCAAAacagaggtgcttatttctggtctCGTGACTCGCGCCAGAGTGCCAGACCAAAaaatggggcattccaggatccaatcagaagtcaGGATTGGCTGTTGTAATTCTGGGATATCCCACTTAAATCAGGACTGTTGAGCAAATGtaagcagctttttaaaaggtttccttTCAGGGAGTTGATGCGTGGCACTTTCCTGAGAAAAGAATCAAGACTCATGGGTTTCAAGGCCAGCTCTTTCCTTTGATGGTTGTTTTCAAAGGTGGAAAGGGGTTTGTTAAGCAACATACTCCTGTGTAGCCTTGAAGGCTTCATCCTCCGTTCATATATTCATGTGCTTTACACAGCTGTTCACGTGAGCAGCTTCCAGTACCTTTCTGACAGCACACTGTCAAAAGTGCCCCGGAAGAGGTGATAAACCAACATGGTGAAAATCATTGGAAGCTCAGGAGAAAGCATGATTTGACACAAGCAGCTTCCCCATGGAGTAGTTTCCAATTTGCAAGAGCGATTAGTGAATGCATGTAATAAGTTCCATTGAGCAAAGCAGACTTCACttatgagtaagcatgcataggactggACTGCTGAATCAGTCCAAGCAACTGTCATATTGtctattgatgatgatgatatagtgTATTTACCTTCATCCATAGACTGTTCAGCGTCTTCTGTTCCTTCTGAAATAAAATAAGAGTGTACAACTACATTAAATTATTGTAACTGAAAATCTAGTTTCAGATCCATGAACCTATGAACATTCCTGCAGCTGAGCCTTCACAGCTCTTTGATCTATAGCAATTAGCAAGTGATAGTGTTTATTTTCATGCTGCAAAGAACTTAGTGATGTCCAGgaaataatattaaaacacaaaatgttACCTCTTGCATTTGGTTCAGCTCTCCTATTGCGTATTTAaaacatacacagacacacatatataaaaatgtaaaatgtccatgtttgtgtgcgatgacttttctccgaaacagctagaccgattgtgttcaaattttgacacaacgttccattccaatatgcgagtgtttgcataGCCTTAGATTTATACAGAcatcacacctgtcacaggtaaaaacatgatatAGCGCCTTCCAGTGGTCGGCAAAGGAACAGACGCCATATCTTTTTGCGTAGcaatagcgccatctgttggacgtcaaaggaaAGGATCCTATAGAAcattctatggggggggggggaaacaacatttCCAGACTCCCAccccctcctcatcctcctccacctACCTCACCATTCCACAACCATAGCCGCCGGTGGGAGAGGGAGGATGGCAGGTAGCCCGGGAGTCAGGAAGGGCCTCACCGCTGCTCACCTCCAACCACCCGCAGACGTAGCCTCCACCGCTGCCACCGACACCGGGACACTCAGGCCAGGCCACGAGAGACAAGTCGGGCCCCaccgccgctgcctccgcctccgccaCCGCCTCTGTCACCAACGCCTCGAGAGGCAGGCCAGGCCTCCCCATGAGAGGCAGGCCGAGCCCCAAAGCCACCGCCCCAGCCACCGTTgtgagaggcaggccaggcctCTCCGCAAGAGTCAAACTAGACCCCACTTCTGCCTCCGACGCCTACACTGGGAGACTCAGGCCGGACCGCAAGAGCCAGGCTGGGCCCCACACCCACCGCTGCATTCGCCGCCGATGTCGCGAGAGCCCGGTCAGGCCTCGCTGCAAGAGGTAGGCTGGGCCCCAAACTCAACGCCTCATCCACTGCTGACGTTGTAAGACGCAGGCCAGTCCTTGCTTCTCCTCGCCCCCATCACCGGGCAGAGAGGAAGGCTGGTAGGCAGGCTGGGCCTCACCTACCCTCACCTCCACCGCTCCTCACCTCCCATGCCGACACCACgagagccacagcaacgcatggccgggtacagctagtattatatacagtataagtaGGATGtacacagaaaaaaaaacatacatcAACGCACACTATGCTATGAATTAGACTGGATTGCTGGATATTGGTGTTTGAGAATCTAAATGTTGGACGTCCAATAATGCCTGCATCAtacttgaccattggctatgctaagATACCCTTCCATGTTTAGCCTTGCAGGGGTGAAGTTCTTGAAGAGTTCAGAGGAAGAAATTGCTTTGTTCAGCTGGGAAGCCAAATAATATTTTGGGGTAGATCACCCTGTACAACTTAAATCGCATTTTCTTATATGCATGAGTAATTAGCATGGAGTTGCAGAGTCTGTTCTTGCAGAGTTGCAATTTGTAAGTTGCCAATTGCCATTGTCCTCTCATTGTGGGACTAAGGCTGATTGCAGAGAGCAACTCGGAAGCCTTCTTCACCTTGGTAGACAAGAGCAGCCTCTCCCAACCTTGGGTTTCCAGgtgttgttaaactacaactctcatcagccccagccagcatggcccaatggtcaaggatgacgagcattgtagtccaacaacatttgaggacccaagtttgggaatagGACAGAGGAACATGTAAATGGGCTGATCACAAAATTTGCAAGcaataatatgtacatttttttctTCTGACTCATTGGTTACATTGTTCTTTTTTCAAATAGTTTcaaagtgtgcatttatttatttgctctgtATAACTGTGGTTCCATGAATGGGCTGCAAATTAGAGACTGGTTTTTTCCTGAGCTATTCCTGCCCAATAAGCTGACCTATAAAAAGCAGGACACTCCTGAGAGAACCCAGAGAGAAACATAAGAATAGagttataaaataatatatatatatgaaaattacCCGAATGTTCATTTCCTTCAGCTCTTTTTTTATCACCTATTTAAAACATGCACATATACATAAAATAAGTAAGGTGAACACATAAAAAACCAATCCACCAACAAACAATGAACTAGACTGACTTCCATTATATTAAGGGTCTGTAGTCCTGCAGATATTGTTAAACTCCACCTCTAAACTGGAAGGATTGTGGGGAGTGGTTCAAAACTACATATGAACCTTGCTCAGTAATACAGATGACGAAGGGCCAAAGTAGACATTGGGAATCCCTATTAGCTTTCCTCTTAGGGCTAATAGCAGTTGTGCTGATGGGgtgatttctttctctttgtgcCTCTCTTGCTATTAATTTTTCTAGCATCATGTTTAATATGGACCTAGGCTCCATTCACTCATTTTGCTCTGCAGGGTGAAGTGACGTGACAAGTGTGATATATAGACCAAACACACGCTCACTTTTTGATGAACTTTAAATGAAATTGTTAATAGTTGGATGGGTAGTGCTGCATTGCAGTGATAGTATAACttctattgtgttttatatagatatagatacgtACACACTTTTCTACCATGATACCCAAGGTGgtttacatttctttaaaaatgtgattaAATTACAATTCATTACGATTATcacattattatgattatgtCCTATTGCTGTGGACTGCTTTGTGCACAATGTGGAAAATGCAGAATATTGAACAGGGATGATTGCCTTCATTGAGAAAATACATAGATATACTTGCAAACGGCTTCTGCTTCTATTATGAGAATGAGAAGGGTTTGGTTTTCCAATAGTATaaatcaacctgggaaggtgacATGTgcttttagaaacaaaataaaaaagttccttccagtagcacctaagagaccaactaagtttgttattggtatgagctttcgtgtgcacatgATGTGTTTTTAGcttactgttaattttaattatgttttgaaccttttaaaatacctgttttcAGCTGCCTTTTATTGACAACACCGCTATTaatgttttttgggtttttttgtaaatTGTTTAGGGGTTCTTTTTACAATCGAAAGGtatatatttttgttaaataaacagaAAGCATTCCCTTTAtgagccccattgaaatgaatgctgCTCGTTTTCTTGAGCTGTTCTCTGTGTTTTTAGCTACAACAACCTCTTTGGATGGGGCAAGCTGTATGCCTACGATGAACAAAAATACAGCTGCAAATCATATATCAGTAAGTGGAGCTCAAACCTCAAATCAAGTAAGCTATTAGGCTGCAATTGTTGTACTGTGAGTTGTGCGGGAGCACTGTTTAGGTTTTGATATTGCTTCTCtgggttaaacctcagagcctagggcttgctgatcagaatcaccgcgacggggcgagctcctgttgctcggtcccagctcctgccaacttagcagtttgaaagcacgtcaaagtgcaagtagatacaggggaaggtaaacagcatttccaagtgctgctctggttcaccagaagcggctttgtcatgctggccacatgacctggaagctgtacgccagctccatcggccaataaagcgagatgagcgccacaaccccagagtcggtcacgactggccctaatgatcaggggtccctttacctttaccttttagactgTTCTAAGCTTATCCAAACCTATTACATAGCCGGGGGGATTATTGTTTGAATGCAGCCACAAATAAATGGAAAGTATACTCTTACACTCTTGGCGAGTCTCATCTTCTCCTGTTAAACAGTCCACTTCGTTGTCACAGACGTATTTTCTTGGAATACACACATCTGAATGACAGTGGAAGTTTCCCCCCCTGCATGCTATCAGAAAGAGATCAGTcagaatataaaacacaaaatggtCCATAAGTAGCACAGTGGTTTAAGGCCTAAgcacaaagaattgtagagttggaagggaccatgagggtcatctagtccaaccccctgcaatgtgggaatctttttgcacaaccctgagattaagagtctcatgctctatcgttTGAACTATTcagttatttttttataattaagCAATGTAACTTTGAAATATTCTACATTCTTTTTGGAACCGACAGCTTTCCTGCTCCTTTGTGTGTATAAAGTTGAATGCAATTATTTCTCTTTTTGGGAGCAAtgaaaacacccccaccccaccccatatgtTCATGGTTACTGTTACTGTTTTTAGTTCTGATCCATTGATTTTGATTGGTGAAGCTTATGTTTGCTTTGTTCTGAGTTTTGAGTTAAAGTTGGTATATAAATCTGAGAAATATGACTTGAATATTTTAACCTTTTGTTTACAAGCATTTTTTGACAAGCACATAGCTTTAAAGTAGCTTTCAGAGGCTTTTGTTTATGTGACTGATAATACACGAAAACAAGAATGATTACATAGCATAGAACATACCTTTGCAGCATACTTCATCACTTAAGTCTCCACAGTCGTTGACGCCATTGCATGTCTTACCGGAAGGGATGCATTTTCTATTGACACAACGGAATTCTCTTGGGGAACATTCTGTCAAGTGGGATGAGAAACAAATAATGTTTTGGTTAGATATtctgcagcagaaaaagaaatatataactCCATAGGTTTGTTTTCTGGGATGGGTGCACTGTAGCTGAAGGCATGAAACTATTGTGTTCAGCATAACTGTCTGTCTCTGGTTTAATTATTAAGAACATTTCTATGTTTCCTTTTCATCAGTGACAAATccaagaaagcaaacaaaatccAACACAGCAAACAAAAAGATGAATTCATCATAGCATTCACAAggatttttttaaccaaaaaaaaaaaaatcagaaggagAGATTTAAAACTGTat
It includes:
- the LOC118083431 gene encoding complement factor I-like isoform X4, which translates into the protein MKSLSALVFILCLPLGIFQQKDDTYLIEECVNNGYTQKSCEKVFCPPWQRCVDGSCICKLPYQCPRKGTLVCSTEKRTLNYCQLKSLECQRKKSRFMYRGRCSSQETFQVSLKPENATSTGIIQVEVNQSPKTPVCGFHWGMNEANVACRHLGFPEGADRTDTVDPEEDSNSLECLKARCRGIETSLAECTLTRVNKTKEKVAKVVCHTTHRECSPREFRCVNRKCIPSGKTCNGVNDCGDLSDEVCCKEGTEDAEQSMDEERRKIKTLLPQLQCGIANHTVTRQKRIAGGFTARKDEFPWHVAIKGEGTEVKCSGVYIGGCWVLTAAHCVRENRANTYTVWIGLLNTAVQYGIIEVFQVVKVIVHENYNPKTYENDIALLEMKPRDKNQSTCSSHDSVPVCVPWSKYMFKGGHQCKVSGWGLNEEFEKQFGLKWGYIYLMENCSEIYGNRYFEGMECAGTHDGSVDSCKGDSGGPLVCFDSNNVGYVWGVVSWRETCGEKGRPGIYTKVAHYFSWIGYHTGLNLISRYN
- the LOC118083431 gene encoding complement factor I-like isoform X3, which translates into the protein MKSLSALVFILCLPLGIFQQKDDTYLIEECVNNGYTQKSCEKVFCPPWQRCVDGSCICKLPYQCPRKGTLVCSTEKRTLNYCQLKSLECQRKKSRFMYRGRCSSQETFQVSLKPENATSTGIIQVEVNQSPKTPVCGFHWGMNEANVACRHLGFPEGADRTDTVDPEEDSNSLECLKARCRGIETSLAECTLTRVNKTKEKVAKVVCHTTHRECSPREFRCVNRKCIPSGKTCNGVNDCGDLSDEVCCKACRGGNFHCHSDVCIPRKYVCDNEVDCLTGEDETRQECDKKRAEGNEHSEGTEDAEQSMDEERRKIKTLLPQLQCGIANHTVTRQKRIAGGFTARKDEFPWHVAIKGEGTEVKCSGVYIGGCWVLTAAHCVRENRANTYTVWIGLLNTAVQYGIIEVFQVVKVIVHENYNPKTYENDIALLEMKPRDKNQSTCSSHDSVPVCVPWSKYMFKGGHQCKVSGWGLNEEFEKQFGLKWGYIYLMENCSEIYGNRYFEGMECAGEYELLSFLTPIWTQTNEPAGPVLGFFAP